GGGAGTTTGGGACTATTTCCCTCTCATTTCCAGGGCTGATTATCACCTTCCAGCATTCCAGTGCTGGCTGCACAAACAGTCCTTGTCTGGTGGTGAAGTGATCATTTCAGCCTCACTCAGAGGAGATTTGGACAGATTTGTACAATTCTGCTGCACAGTTTGGATCAGGGGAACCCCACACATGAATATAGATTGAGAGAAGAATTTGGGCTGTTGGAGAGATgccccaagggctggagcccctctggagccaggctggcagagctgggggtgctcacctggagaggagaaggctccagggagagctcagagcccctggcagggcctgaaggggctccaggagagctgcagagggactggggacaagggatggagggacaggacacagggaatggctcccactgccagagggcagggctggatgggatattgggaattgggaattgttccctgggagggtgggcagggcctggcacagggtgcccaccctggatccctggcagtgcccaaggccaggctgggcagggctgggagcagcctgggacagtgggaggtgtccctgccatggcagaaggtggaacaagatgagctttaaggcccTTTCCCTTCCAATTCAAAGCATTCTGTGACTTTAATAATAGTGATGATGAATCACTTGGTGTTTTTTACACTTTCTGATACAGAGAGATGGCTTTAAAAGCCAGGCTCCTAATTTCTGTTTGATTGCGcaatgggtttgggtttggcaCATGCTGATCTCTCTCATCTGCTCACTTGGAAGTTGAAACCCAAGGGATAAAGTTTGATTTTGTGTTGTCCTGAATTCCACTGCCACAGCACCTGACATAACCAGTGTGCACTTCCCATTTTATTGCCTGATCCTCCTGCCTGCAGGTGCCAGGGGGAGCAGATGAGACTGCAGACTGCCACCTGTTCCTTCTCCAGCAGATTCAAAGCACAGCTTGGGATAAAATCTGTTGATTCTAGAATCCAAAGAACCTTCACACAGTTTACCTTGTCCTtcatccctctgtccctgttggggaagatgaaaaggaaagccttataaatatgattgtctggcaaaagattttgaggatatagaaactataagtgagattgaaatgaaggcaagctttgagatccctcagttactgaacaactggaaaacaatggtgtggctggctgaaggtgatccccttttgatggaacaacaccctctgcttgcagacaggcccaagggtcagagcagaccctacagcttggcagaaggggcccaaagaggagtttatagggtttaaaatgtaacacagtatggtaatgtaatgattcttataggctgtatggaagtgctgtaggatttgtatcttgtactagattggttagtgagaattagaatattcaacacagaagaagatttattgtattgtaatgggaacctcCCTCTCTTACCCTCTTACCTTTTTACTCCCTTACTCTCTTAGTCTCTcaccctctctccccctctcctctctcagcctgctctgagctgtggctgcagctcccagcagggccctgccccaggccctttgcaatgaaccccaagttcctgacctggctgcagagatctctgtctctgtccatccccaccCTCCTACCCCTGACACTCCTACATGTCCCTGCCTCCCAGTCCCCTCATGTGGCCCTGGTGGCTCAGGGCTGGCTGGCAGTCCTGCTGAGgctgtgtttttgtccccagcaTCGAGCTGCAGACGCgggagctcagcagccaggtGCGCTCGGGGGTCTACGCCCACCTGGCCGCCTTCTTCCCCTGCAGCAAGGACACGCTGCTGAAGAGAGCCCGCAGGCTCTACCTCTACGAGCAGGTGAGGAGGTGCCACCGGGCCTGGGGGTGGTGGCCCTGCTGGGGGGTGGTGGCCTTGCTGGGCACAGCGTGGCTGTTGCTGTCCCCAAAGCGCTGTGTCCTCCGTgggggctggagctggctggagTTTGGTGTCCCAGCCATGGGAACGTTTTGGGGTGttctgtgtggcagcagctctctggccacagagagaaACAACAGCTTTCCTCTTGAGTCTGTGGCTGAGATGACCCCGAGgtgttggaaagtctctttGTCCCAGCCCAGAGATCAAAGGGAGAGTCAGGATTCTTCAGCTCtggttttcaaggttgtttaatCTCTGTTATCTATCATTCTATCTAACATGCTTTTATTTGTTATCTATCTATTTATTTGTCATTCTATTTATTTGTCATTCTATTTATTTGTTATTCTATTTATTTGTCATTCTATTTATTTGTTATCTATCTAACATTCTtttctgacctgctgaggtctgtctaGCAGGGTAGAGGCACACTGAccgcccttggggtggtgttatctttttatactaaaaactacctgtacttTATTCATAATAATGTTcaaatacctatcacctatgttagacagtgtgtttctactctaaaccaatccacaagtgccaccatcacccagaagatggaggctaaGAAGAATGACAAGGCATGCCCAAATCCCCCCATCTTGATTTCTGAAGCCCCATtataaaaacctcaaaattttactttttcaccctgtgacaaattaagtatcattctacttaaactccCGTGGCTTGTAGACCTTCACATAAAGTTGGTAATTTTCtccatgggttaaaatcaaagCCACAggtgtcttgggctctgtgccaaggtctctgagccctctcccAGGGGCTCGAgccatccagggcagccagaggggtgtcctgggttctgacacttTACCAGGCATCATTCTGGGAAAAACCTGTAAGAatatcagagaaaagaatgagaaacaattcttaacTTGCTGCACCTGCTATTGTGAACATGTGTAATGTGGAATGTCTAATGGAGATTTGTTGACCAAAGGATGATTTGTTAATTAACTAATGGTGACAATGTTTTAATTAAAGAACTAATCAATTCCTCCTGTAGTGAACTAAGGTATAAAAGTATAGGTTTCTTAATAGAGATTATTGCTCAGGCTTGTGTAAATGCAGGGAGTGTGTGTGAGTTACCAGGCAGTGGTGGCTGTTGTGCTGACAGCTCTGTGCTCGCTGCAGGGGGGGCGCCTGAAGGAGCCTCTGCAGAAGCTGAAGGAAGCCATTGGAAGGGCCATGCCAGAGCAGGTGGCCAAGTACCAGGAGGAGTGCCAAGCCCATACTCAGGCCAAGTTTGCCAAGTAAGCTCCCCATTTGCTCATTTCCCCCTCTGTGGCTTTTCCCAGCAGGCTCCCTGTGGCCTGGGCTGCTCTCCTGAAGTTTGCCACCTCTTTTTGTTCCGTGGGTTACACTTGCTGATTGGCCTGACTGAGCTGTGTGTGCTCTTTGTGCTGTCTGTGGCCATGCCAGCTACAGCAGCACTGATGGAACAGAGCCTGGCTGAAGGGTTTTGCATGTGCAGGCATGTCCTTGGCAACATGGCAGCCTGGGCACAGTCAGGATGCATTAGTCCCATCATCTCTGTTACAAAATATTGGGAGATTTCTTAACCTTCAGCCCATGGCTCAGCTTGCACCCTAAGCCAGAGATTGCTGATACTGAGACCCCTGTCCAGTGCTGTTCAGAGATACTTAATCTACTTCATACTGCAGATTAAGTATCTACTTGTACCTGCAGGATGATCACTTCCACCTTTTCTGTCTCCATTTTAGGATgctggaagaggaaaaagacaaagaacagcgAGTTTGTtctgatgatgatgaggatgaagaaaagggagggaaGCGTGTCGCGGGCCCGCGGAAGAAATTCCAGTGGAATGATGAAATCAGGTTTGAATAACTCAGATATTAAGCAAATTCATGACCTGTCTTACTCTTTGCAGTTGGCAGTGAAGCATTTTGGAGTCTATGTTTTGTTTACAAAGCACCTGTAGGAGCAGTCAGCGTGGAGGTTCGTGGTGTTGGTTGTGGAAGCCATTGCTGCATTTATTGCATCTCACCCTGAAGCTGATTTCAGGCCCAGGCTAACCCTGAGAGAAGGGCTGAGAGCCTCTGTGCAGAGTCCAAAAGAGAATCAGATCTTTGGGAGCAGAAGGGATTCAGCTGAATTGCTGGCATCCTACAGCCCAGACTTTGACATGCCCGGGTTCTGGTTCTGGAAGCAGTTGAAGCTGTTGGGTTCTGCTGCCCCTGGAGTTGGGGCTGACAGAAAAGGGAGTGCTGAGAGCAGGGGAGAGTGACAAAGGGTAAAAGGAAAATCAGTCCTGCtgtctttttcttcttattctGGAACAAATCAGTCTGTGCTGCTGATCCATGTAGGACACAGCCAGCTGTGCTTCCTTGCAGAGAGGTTCAGTGCTGTGGTTGTTACTGGTGCCTGTGGCTCTGGCACTGGTTTGCTGCCTCAGCTGCTTCAGAAGATCACACTGGGAAGGGGCAACAAGACTTTTCtccctgtgcacacacagactgtgcctttcccttctcttttcctgAGGAGGCAGTGCAGGGTTGTGTCTTGGTGAATTTATCCAGCCTGGATAAAGAGAATGATCTCCAAGTGGGAAAGGTCAATCTGCATAACTGTATGTGAAATCTTCCTGTTCCTCAGGGAGCTGCTTTGCCACTTGGTGAAGATTAAATTGGATGGTTATGACCTTGACAAGAATAAGGCTCAGTCTCTAGAGGATTATGTGAAGACCTTCCTAGAAGGAGAGGTGAAGCCCCTTTGGCCAAAAGGCTGGATGCAGGCCAGGTGAGCAAGAACCAAGGGATTCCTTGTCCCAAGGGACCTGGGAAGGCCATTAGTGCTACCCTTGCTCAGGGAATGGCTGGCTTCAGACTTAGATCAGAGTGCTCAGGGCTTTGGCATGTGGAATTTTGGAAATTCCCAAGGATGGAGTTTACCACAGCATCTCTGGGCTCCTGTTCTGGTACTTGATCATTCTTCATGAGatcttttctctttatttcctGTAAGAATTCCCCTTGCTGCACTGAACTGAATATTgcctgcttttgttttttactgTGCACCTTTGAGAAAGGTCTGGCTCCATCCTGTTCCTGTCCCCACCACTCTTTAGGTAGTGGAAAACTGCCATTAGACTCCTCCTGGGGCTTCTCCTGGGGCTTCTCtttttccaggctgagcaaaCCCAGTTCCCTCCACCTCTCCTTGGctgtcctgtgtccctgttCCTTGGGATGTTTCCAGTTTGCTGGCATCTCTCTTGGATTGTGGGGACCCTGAAGCTGGGTCTGTGTCCAGATGTGTCCTCCCAGGTGCTGATCAGACACCTCTGCAGCAATGCTTCCCTTCCCTTGccccccaggagccccaggccctttcctgcagggctctgcccagggctgttCCATGCCAGCTGCAGGACTTAGTGCTGGATCTCACTGAGCTTCACAAGGTTTGTGTTGGTCCCTTTCTCCAGCCTGGGAAGGGCCCTGAGGATGGCAGCCCTGCCCTCTCCCCTGCCTCTGTCCCTTCTCACCTCCCAAATGCCTGagtgcagccagggctgagcagcctTGGTGCCATGGTGGTGTCACACAGGTGCCACTGGCACTGAACTGGCTCTGAGCTCAGGCCCACAGGCCAATATCTGCTTTCTTGGCTCTGTATCACAAAAGATCCCTTTGTAATCACAAAGGATACATTTTCCAGACACTTTGGGAACTCTTCTCTGGAGTACTCTCAAAACAAGGCGAAGTAGAAAAGTTGTAGGGGCTTATTTAAGTCAGTAGAATCTGGTGTGGTTTCTGCACCCTCACTGCTGTTTCCTGCTCTTTCCCACTCTCCAtcatccctgccctgagctggcaaTGGCAGAGAGCCACACAAATGGCACAGTCcctctgctggggctgtcacCACCTTCTGGCCTGCTTTGTTTTGCTCAGTACTTTCAAAGCAAGGACAAGTCTGCAGTCTTACTTTGGAACCTTtagggttccttccaacccaagctgTTCCATGATCTGTCTCTGCATTTCACCAGtgctgttttctctgctgggttCTCTGCTGAATTTGCCTTCTGGGTGTTGGGGGGTGAAGGAAGATGTAGGTAGCAGCTCCTGAGAGCAGTAAGTATGAGTGGCACATCAGAAATGCACTTGGAGAAGTCCATGAAGGCTGTTTGATGCATGTGCACTGGAAGCTCAGTGCTCAGCATGCTTGTGGTGTGGTGGTGCAGGAGCTGAAAGGTGGCATGAGGAGGTGGGAGAAGATTCCTGCTTAGTTAATGAAGATATACCCAGCCTGAGGGTCTCAGCTTGCCAAGTTTTAAACACTTTTCTTTGaataaatggaaattaaaatcTTCAAGTTTGATGGTGAAACCATTCTTGGGCATTCAGGTGTTCACAAAGCCTCAGTGTAGGAGGCACTTCCAGTGGAATTAAGGACAGTAAGTAATACCTCAGTAAAAGTGGATTTCCTGGTTGCTTTCCAATGGCTGAAGGACAGTGGTTTCTCCTGCTGGCACCtggagttggacttgatctttCTGGGTCCCATCCAACCCAAGATATTCTCTGACTTGGTGGTTTAAAGACAGAGGGTAGAGTGACAGTCATGGGAGGGATTGGTGGCTCTAGGAAAACTGTAACAATTCCTTGGATAAGTCAGCTTGATTCACTGTCATCATGGTCTCAGAAGTTCATCTGTGAGAGGAGCTTGAAGGTAGAGCAGCAATTTCATGGATGAGTTAGAGAGACCCTGCCATGAGTCTGTTTCCTCCATTAGCACTAAGAGGTGATTAACAGAATGTTAGGTTAACATAAGCTTgctttttaagagaaaaaataagaCAAAAGTCTGTTAATACCAGCCAGGAATCCCATTCCATGTGCCAGGAATGTTTGTAACTCCTTCCTGCCATGTAGGAGGGCAGCTGAATGGCAGCTGGTTTGGATCAGAGTGTTTTTGGGGGAGACTCTGCTTTACCCTCAGTAGTGCAGGCTTTGGATGAAGCTCAGTCTATGGCTGTGCTCAGTGAGTCCTTCCAGCAAGGGTTGTGGTGTACAGGGTCacctcagctccaggctgggcacaaAGGCAGCACAGACCCTTCTCTCCTTCATTGCTGCCTGAGAGGCACGGGAAGGGAACTTTCTCCCTGCAGGCTGAAGAGCTCTTGGATGATGTCTGGCAGCAGGAAGGCCCTGAGTGATGATCCTGCCCCTCAGTTGGCTTTTTAAGCTGGCTGAGCTCTTTCCTTAGGCATTGTCCAACCACTGCCTCAGTGGCCTTTGCAGTGCCTACAAGCATTGCTGCCCAGAGAGAGAACTGTGTGGGGCAGCTCAGGATGATCCTCCTGGCAAAGGGCTGAATGTTGGTTTGCTCTCTGTGGTTTCAGTCTCACCAAGtcccctgcagtgctgtgcagctctgtctccagTGATCCCAGCTGCTCTACTGGGTCTTGCTGGATATCACTTCTCATTGCTCTCTTCCCTTCTTAGGACACTGTTTAAGGAGAGCAGGCGTGTGCACGGACACCTCACATCAGTCCTGTGAGTATCACAGCCTTCCTCTGGAGTGACAACTGctcctctccatccctggggCCTGGGGGATCCTGCAGGAGCACCTGAGCTTGCTTGGCTCCCCCTCATAGATCAGTGCTGCTTCCTTTGGGGAGCTCTAGGGACAGCAGCTGCTTGTGTGTGACATCTCCCAACACTTCCCTCAGGTGCTTTAGCCTTCAGCAAGCTCAACAATAACAGCTTTAAAGCCAGGTTAGCTCTGGTTCTACAGCCTGGAGTGAAGCCTCTGTGCTGGGCCTGGGAGGCTCAGGGAGGTCAGGTGGAGTGTGATTTCTGCAGCCCGTTCTGTTGGTCCTTGCTGGGTTCTGCATTCCCTCTCTCTTGCTGCCTGGTTCAAGGAGGGGCACCATGAGCTCACACTGGTGAAGGTGGGTGCAGCAGGTTCACAAGAGCCATCAGAATCCACCTGGGCAGGGGCTTTAATCCAAAGGGTCTCGTGGATCTTGCTGGTGGTTGTTAACAGATGAGGACGTGGATTTAGGCTGGTGTCAGTTGGCAGACTGTCCTgttcttggcactggtgagtgaggggaaGTGGAATAGGGTGTGGAGTCATCCTTCCCCCAGCCACAcacccagcagctcaggggTGTCTTGTACCAGAGATTGCATCTGACCAGATCTGTTCTCTGGGAGTTTGGCAGATGCTTTTGCATCTTTTGCTTCTTCTGGGAACCAAAAAGAAGGGTGTAACTTCTGCAGAACAGTCTCTGTGCCAGTTTCTCTCTGGGCCTCGCTGTAGGAGGGCAGCAGTGgggtcctgcagctgctgcagatgtgtgtgtgggtgtttcactgctctgctgccattCCAAGGCTCTGCTCCACTCCctggtgggagctggggcttccaagagcagcagccaaaTGTCATGTGCTTTTGAATCCTAGCAACCTGAGATGCTGCCTCTGTTCCCTGCAAAGACTCAGTGGATCATCACCAGCAGGGCCCAGGAGTGCTCCCTGGCCggctccttccctggggcagTCACTCAGCCATGTTTTTCTTGTCTTCCTCCAAACAGGGCGAAAAAGAAGGTTATAGCTCCTACCAAGGTGAAAGTGAAGGTGAGTTCTCTTTTCTGGTTCTCAGGGTTGGTGTGTGCCAAATGGCAAGTGACTGCCACCCTGAACCCTGTGTTTGAGCTTTGTATCAGCTCCTGTGAAATGGCTCTGCTCAGTATTTGGCTTGGAAAAAACACTGGAACAGCAGCTAAAATTGATGGCAGTGGCAGCTGGGAGGGAAGTGGGAGCTCATGGGCACAGAATATGTGTGTCCTGCCTTTTATCCCCAGATTGTGAACCCTCCCTCTCCTTCTCAGCAGTAAACCCTATCTCTCCTGACTGTGCTTTCTGTGATGTTGTTCCAGGACTCTTCCTGCAAGCCAGACAAGAAGCTGTCGgtgtctgtcccctccctgcactcgAGCAGCTCCTTGGCCATGTCCTCAGAGGCCCagggaggagccctgggcatcAGTGCCCAAACCAGGGAGCTCCTGTCGCTTgggacagcccaggctgccagcagcactgctgctcctgccacctTCAAGGATGATTCCTTGGATGAGGACTTGATTCACAACCCCACCTCCTCCCTGGAAGCCGTGTCCAAGGAACTGGCTGTGCTcaacagcagggcagcagggagcccTGACTTTACTCTTCCTGCAGCTCCAAAAGCTCCACCAGAGAAGATCCCAGCTCTTGCATCCTCAGAGGAGAAGAGGACATTTCCAAAGCCCAACCCTTCCCCTTCATCGTCCTCCGGTTCCCTCCAGTCTCCTCTAAACTTCCTCGCTGAGCAGGCCCTGGCGTTGGGCCAGTCTTCTCAAGACAAGAAGACAGAGAACTCTAATTACAAAGAGCATTCCTGCCAAGCCTCCCCCAGCAAAATCCTTCCTGATGCCCACCAGGCCAAACAGAAGCACCACAGCGTGGTCAGGCCAGGCCACGGGCCGCCGGCCTCGGCGCCGGTGCCGGGCGCTCAGGTGAAGGTGTTCCACCCTGGTGCTCAGCTCCAGAAACCCTTcacctccccagctccctttgTCAAACTGCAGAATCCCAAATCCTCCACCCCCCTGCCCCAGCgctccctcctccagcaggtCAAGTCATCCACCAAAGCTCAGAGCTTCCATTCCTCCGCGTccccaggcagcacccagaactccagcagctcccacaagGGCCAAGGcttgtcctcctcctctctcagcTACGCCGGGAAGCACTCGAGCGGCTCCGGCTCTTCAGGACAATCTTACAAATCCCCTTTTGTCGCTGGCTCCCTCTCCAAGCACGGGGcttcttccagcagctcctctggagctcctgccagccagggcagctcctctgggactTTGCTCCCCGGTGTTGCAGCCCCGTCCCCGGGCTCGGCCTCGGGCCGCCCCGCCTCGGGCTCCTCAGTGAAGAAACCTCCCGTGGCCCAGAAGCTGACCCTGGTGGCACCTCCTGGGGGCTCCAACGGGGATTCCAGCGGGGGCACCCAGGGCGTGGCCAAGCTGCTGACCTCGTCCCTAAAGCCAGCTGTGGTCAGCAGCACCGCAGCCTCTACCTCTGTGCCGGTAAGGGGGCCCTGCTGCGCCGGCAGCTCCTGCTCACTGCTGCCCTGAAGGGGGCACTTCAAAACAAAATCTGGAATGACTCTCTGGATTTCAGCTGCTTTAGACTAGGAAGGTGTGGCCTTTGCCCTGGGCTTGCCCTCCACAATTCCAGTTTTCACTTTCAGCTTAAATAATGCCTTAGCTGAATACTGTGCTGCCTTCCAAAGGGCAGTTATTGCCCAGGCTGTGTCATggtcctgccctggctctgtgagTTATGGGGACAATAGGGCTCTCATTTGGATTAAGAGAAAGCACAGTAAGGTAATTTATCACAAGAGATAAAATTCATTGCATAAACTAAAAGTATAATGATGAATTTACTATTAATTAGATCTACAAACTTAGCCTTCTTTAAATTATTCCAAGTCACTTTAGTATTATTGCCACTTTTGTCATGACTGGCCCATAGAATGAATAATCTGTGGTTATAGAACCATGGAAttattcaggttggaaaagccctatAAGATCATGACTCCAACcactcccccagcactgccaaggccacctctgagccatgtccccagtgccacatccccaTGGCTTTTAAATCTTCCCAGATGTGGTGACtccaccccttccctgggcagctgtgccagtgcctgacCATCCTTTCCGTGGAGAAATTTTCCCAATATTTGTTAGAATAGaacatttcaggaaggacttCTGGGTTGTCAGTACAGACTTGTGTTAATACAATATTAATGATATAAGTGGTTTCATTTTTATCTATAGCAAAAAAGTAATAGTTCCTAATGTTATATCAATTTGTTGTTGGCTGCTCATACCTGCCTTCCTTTGTACCCCATGGAAAGAGCTGGGAAATACAAGGAGTGTGTTTAAATGGAAGGCATGTACTGCTCAGCTGATGCAGCTTCTCTGTTCCTGAGCTAGAGAGCTCCTCAGTGGTGCCTGTCTCCATGAGAGAGATCCTAAATAACCTCCTGGGGTGCCTTGGGTGTCACACCTCAGTGCCTGGAGTTGTCAGCAGTGTGTGCTGCCATAAGTGAGTGGGAAGCAAACCCCTGGAACTCACAGGCAGTGTGGAAACTTTTCCTCTGCCTTATGGAGGCACAATTCCCAGCAAGGGAGTCATGGGGGCACATCCAGTGTGGCCACATTCAGAGGAGCTGGCTTGCCAGTGTCCATCTGCAGATGGCCTCAAGTGTTgggccctggctgggagggtgctTTTCCAAGGGGGAATTCTCAAGCATTCCGTGTTTTGCAGATCTGTAAGTTGAATGATGCTGTGCCTTGATTCTCCCTCTCCTGACTGACCTTTCCCATTGCTTTGCAGAAAGGAACTAGTGGAGCTGTGCTGCTAACAAGCTCTTCCTCCTTAAGTGTACTGGCTCCATCCTACAAGTCCAACAACCCAaagctgccagctgccctgagctccaccCCGTTAGGTATTATCTCTCCTATTCATTCTTTCCCTCTCCATGTCATCTCCTTCAGTTCCGACTCCTCCCCCAAAGCAGGAGTTTCCAAGGATGCAATAGTTACAGGACCTGCTCCAGGAACTTTCCACCACGGCCTCGGGCACAGTGAGTATCCTGCtggtcacctg
This Zonotrichia albicollis isolate bZonAlb1 chromosome 16, bZonAlb1.hap1, whole genome shotgun sequence DNA region includes the following protein-coding sequences:
- the UBN1 gene encoding ubinuclein-1 isoform X3 — encoded protein: MTEPHRVSFTTLHGPLSSSFLKRSRKDEAEQPPEAEPAATAVRITLTLFEPDHKRCPEFFYPDLLKSCRGKVKGSSSGDKKKDPADPFNDEEKERHKVEALARKFEEKYGGKRRRKDRIQDLIDMGYGYDESDSFIDNSEAYDELVPASLTTKYGGFYINSGTLQFRQASESEDDYVKEKKKKCPKKRKLKDGGEKIKKKKKDDSYDKEKKSKKSKFPKAGFTALNASKEKKKKKYSGALSVKEMLKKFQKEKDAQKKKDEEQKAVPPSPADPAGPREAEAMADPLLSLFGHASDSDLLQAASAMDSLSELDLERLLSESPEGSPCPELEDGSDPALEQEFKQPPSLPEGLPAPLEKRIKELAQAARAAEGEGKQRFFTQDINNIILDIELQTRELSSQVRSGVYAHLAAFFPCSKDTLLKRARRLYLYEQGGRLKEPLQKLKEAIGRAMPEQVAKYQEECQAHTQAKFAKMLEEEKDKEQRVCSDDDEDEEKGGKRVAGPRKKFQWNDEIRELLCHLVKIKLDGYDLDKNKAQSLEDYVKTFLEGEVKPLWPKGWMQARAKKKVIAPTKVKVKDSSCKPDKKLSVSVPSLHSSSSLAMSSEAQGGALGISAQTRELLSLGTAQAASSTAAPATFKDDSLDEDLIHNPTSSLEAVSKELAVLNSRAAGSPDFTLPAAPKAPPEKIPALASSEEKRTFPKPNPSPSSSSGSLQSPLNFLAEQALALGQSSQDKKTENSNYKEHSCQASPSKILPDAHQAKQKHHSVVRPGHGPPASAPVPGAQVKVFHPGAQLQKPFTSPAPFVKLQNPKSSTPLPQRSLLQQVKSSTKAQSFHSSASPGSTQNSSSSHKGQGLSSSSLSYAGKHSSGSGSSGQSYKSPFVAGSLSKHGASSSSSSGAPASQGSSSGTLLPGVAAPSPGSASGRPASGSSVKKPPVAQKLTLVAPPGGSNGDSSGGTQGVAKLLTSSLKPAVVSSTAASTSVPKGTSGAVLLTSSSSLSVLAPSYKSNNPKLPAALSSTPLGIISPIHSFPLHVISFSSDSSPKAGVSKDAIVTGPAPGTFHHGLGHSLLAGLHSSPHHAAPLPHSALATHLPQSLPDASQLHGKGSNAQQRKL
- the UBN1 gene encoding ubinuclein-1 isoform X2, whose product is MTEPHRVSFTTLHGPLSSSFLKRSRKDEAEQPPEAEPAATAVRITLTLFEPDHKRCPEFFYPDLLKSCRGKVKGSSSGDKKKDPADPFNDEEKERHKVEALARKFEEKYGGKRRRKDRIQDLIDMGYGYDESDSFIDNSEAYDELVPASLTTKYGGFYINSGTLQFRQASESEDDYVKEKKKKCPKKRKLKDGGEKIKKKKKDDSYDKEKKSKKSKFPKAGFTALNASKEKKKKKYSGALSVKEMLKKFQKEKDAQKKKDEEQKAVPPSPADPAGPREAEAMADPLLSLFGHASDSDLLQAASAMDSLSELDLERLLSESPEGSPCPELEDGSDPALEQEFKQPPSLPEGLPAPLEKRIKELAQAARAAEGEGKQRFFTQDINNIILDIELQTRELSSQVRSGVYAHLAAFFPCSKDTLLKRARRLYLYEQGGRLKEPLQKLKEAIGRAMPEQVAKYQEECQAHTQAKFAKMLEEEKDKEQRVCSDDDEDEEKGGKRVAGPRKKFQWNDEIRELLCHLVKIKLDGYDLDKNKAQSLEDYVKTFLEGEVKPLWPKGWMQARTLFKESRRVHGHLTSVLAKKKVIAPTKVKVKDSSCKPDKKLSVSVPSLHSSSSLAMSSEAQGGALGISAQTRELLSLGTAQAASSTAAPATFKDDSLDEDLIHNPTSSLEAVSKELAVLNSRAAGSPDFTLPAAPKAPPEKIPALASSEEKRTFPKPNPSPSSSSGSLQSPLNFLAEQALALGQSSQDKKTENSNYKEHSCQASPSKILPDAHQAKQKHHSVVRPGHGPPASAPVPGAQVKVFHPGAQLQKPFTSPAPFVKLQNPKSSTPLPQRSLLQQVKSSTKAQSFHSSASPGSTQNSSSSHKGQGLSSSSLSYAGKHSSGSGSSGQSYKSPFVAGSLSKHGASSSSSSGAPASQGSSSGTLLPGVAAPSPGSASGRPASGSSVKKPPVAQKLTLVAPPGGSNGDSSGGTQGVAKLLTSSLKPAVVSSTAASTSVPKGTSGAVLLTSSSSLSVLAPSYKSNNPKLPAALSSTPLGIISPIHSFPLHVISFSSDSSPKAGVSKDAIVTGPAPGTFHHGLGHSLLAGLHSSPHHAAPLPHSALATHLPQSLPAGCRARRQKTTGNK
- the UBN1 gene encoding ubinuclein-1 isoform X6 gives rise to the protein MTEPHRVSFTTLHGPLSSSFLKRSRKDEAEQPPEAEPAATAVRITLTLFEPDHKRCPEFFYPDLLKSCRGKVKGSSSGDKKKDPADPFNDEEKERHKVEALARKFEEKYGGKRRRKDRIQDLIDMGYGYDESDSFIDNSEAYDELVPASLTTKYGGFYINSGTLQFRQASESEDDYVKEKKKKCPKKRKLKDGGEKIKKKKKDDSYDKEKKSKKSKFPKAGFTALNASKEKKKKKYSGALSVKEMLKKFQKEKDAQKKKDEEQKAVPPSPADPAGPREAEAMADPLLSLFGHASDSDLLQAASAMDSLSELDLERLLSESPEGSPCPELEDGSDPALEQEFKQPPSLPEGLPAPLEKRIKELAQAARAAEGEGKQRFFTQDINNIILDIELQTRELSSQVRSGVYAHLAAFFPCSKDTLLKRARRLYLYEQGGRLKEPLQKLKEAIGRAMPEQVAKYQEECQAHTQAKFAKMLEEEKDKEQRVCSDDDEDEEKGGKRVAGPRKKFQWNDEIRAKKKVIAPTKVKVKDSSCKPDKKLSVSVPSLHSSSSLAMSSEAQGGALGISAQTRELLSLGTAQAASSTAAPATFKDDSLDEDLIHNPTSSLEAVSKELAVLNSRAAGSPDFTLPAAPKAPPEKIPALASSEEKRTFPKPNPSPSSSSGSLQSPLNFLAEQALALGQSSQDKKTENSNYKEHSCQASPSKILPDAHQAKQKHHSVVRPGHGPPASAPVPGAQVKVFHPGAQLQKPFTSPAPFVKLQNPKSSTPLPQRSLLQQVKSSTKAQSFHSSASPGSTQNSSSSHKGQGLSSSSLSYAGKHSSGSGSSGQSYKSPFVAGSLSKHGASSSSSSGAPASQGSSSGTLLPGVAAPSPGSASGRPASGSSVKKPPVAQKLTLVAPPGGSNGDSSGGTQGVAKLLTSSLKPAVVSSTAASTSVPKGTSGAVLLTSSSSLSVLAPSYKSNNPKLPAALSSTPLGIISPIHSFPLHVISFSSDSSPKAGVSKDAIVTGPAPGTFHHGLGHSLLAGLHSSPHHAAPLPHSALATHLPQSLPDASQLHGKGSNAQQRKL